One stretch of Halapricum desulfuricans DNA includes these proteins:
- a CDS encoding SDR family NAD(P)-dependent oxidoreductase, with protein sequence MSRTAVIAGVGPGLGESLARKFAAEGCQVALFARSADYIEGLANDLPDPGEGLAVQTDLTDVEGVRDGFETVREAFGPVDVLVNHASAASWTGLMDTSVEEFEQAWAVNGRGAFVCSQEAVNDMLETGGGTVIFTGATSAVRSLGGAIGFTAAKFAARGMAMDMAQEFGPEGIHVAHVVIDGQIDTPDVRERMSGREDETFLDPDEMAETYWHLVEQDDVSTQPFEVHVTNGPQNSEFI encoded by the coding sequence ATGTCACGCACAGCAGTCATCGCCGGCGTCGGCCCGGGGCTCGGTGAATCACTCGCACGGAAATTCGCAGCCGAGGGCTGTCAGGTCGCGCTGTTCGCCCGATCGGCGGACTACATCGAAGGACTCGCGAACGACCTCCCGGATCCCGGTGAGGGGCTCGCAGTCCAGACCGACCTCACCGACGTCGAGGGTGTCCGGGACGGGTTCGAGACGGTCCGCGAGGCGTTCGGTCCGGTGGACGTACTCGTCAACCACGCGAGCGCCGCCTCCTGGACGGGCCTGATGGACACCAGCGTCGAGGAGTTCGAACAGGCCTGGGCGGTCAACGGCCGCGGCGCGTTCGTCTGCTCACAGGAGGCCGTCAATGACATGCTCGAGACGGGCGGCGGGACAGTCATCTTCACCGGCGCGACGTCCGCGGTTCGGAGTCTCGGCGGGGCGATCGGGTTCACCGCAGCGAAGTTCGCCGCTCGCGGCATGGCGATGGACATGGCCCAGGAGTTCGGTCCCGAGGGGATCCACGTCGCGCACGTCGTTATCGACGGTCAGATCGACACTCCCGACGTCCGCGAGCGGATGTCCGGCCGCGAGGACGAGACGTTTCTCGATCCCGACGAGATGGCCGAGACCTACTGGCACCTCGTCGAACAGGACGACGTGAGCACCCAGCCGTTCGAGGTGCACGTCACGAACGGGCCGCAGAACTCCGAATTCATCTGA
- a CDS encoding Single-stranded DNA binding protein, with the protein MNLDSEAEELASALGADKTEVKRDLENLVSYSVPLEEAKQSLRRKYGDGDDSSGSEPESKDLADVTPEDSNVTVTGRVLTVGKRSIRYQGADHTIYEGEIADETGTLSYTAWENFDLEPGDTIRAGNAGVREWEGSAELNLGESTSVEKREQSLSVPYEIGGDAALIDLEAGDRGVAVEVTVLECERKVIDGRDGETEILSGVLADETARLPFTDWDPHPEIEEGASIRIENTYVREFRGAPSINVSEFSTVEVLDRTVEAAESAPELSIREALDSGGMFDVEVRGDVIAVRDGSGLIERCPECGRIVQNGQCRTHGQVEPVEDLRTKAILDDGTGTVTAILDDELTAEIYGGDVEDAREHARDAMDKEVVADTIREAIVGRSFRVRGTLSIDEYGANLNATAFSEVADDPAGRAAALLAEVNP; encoded by the coding sequence ATGAATCTCGACAGCGAGGCCGAGGAGCTCGCCTCCGCCCTCGGCGCAGACAAGACGGAGGTCAAACGCGACCTGGAGAACCTGGTGTCCTACAGTGTCCCGCTAGAGGAAGCCAAACAGAGCCTCCGCCGGAAGTACGGCGACGGCGACGACAGTTCCGGTTCGGAGCCCGAGAGCAAGGATCTGGCCGATGTCACGCCCGAGGACTCGAACGTCACCGTCACCGGACGGGTCCTCACAGTCGGCAAGCGATCGATCCGCTATCAGGGGGCGGATCATACGATCTACGAGGGCGAGATCGCCGATGAGACGGGAACGCTGTCCTACACCGCCTGGGAGAACTTCGATCTCGAGCCCGGTGACACGATCCGTGCGGGCAACGCCGGCGTCCGAGAGTGGGAAGGAAGCGCCGAGTTGAACCTCGGCGAGTCCACCAGCGTCGAGAAACGCGAACAGTCTCTGTCGGTCCCCTACGAGATCGGGGGCGACGCGGCGCTGATCGACCTCGAGGCCGGCGACCGCGGGGTCGCCGTCGAGGTGACCGTTCTCGAGTGCGAGCGCAAGGTGATCGACGGTCGGGACGGCGAGACGGAGATCCTCAGCGGCGTGCTCGCCGACGAGACGGCGCGACTGCCATTCACCGACTGGGATCCCCACCCCGAGATCGAGGAGGGTGCGTCGATCCGGATCGAGAACACTTACGTCCGGGAGTTCCGCGGCGCGCCGTCGATCAACGTCTCGGAGTTCTCGACGGTCGAAGTGCTCGATCGGACGGTCGAGGCCGCTGAGTCGGCTCCGGAACTGTCGATCCGGGAGGCGCTCGACTCCGGAGGGATGTTCGACGTCGAGGTCCGCGGCGACGTCATCGCCGTCCGCGACGGCTCGGGACTGATCGAGCGCTGTCCCGAATGCGGACGGATCGTCCAGAACGGCCAGTGTCGCACCCACGGGCAGGTCGAACCAGTCGAGGACCTCCGGACGAAGGCGATTCTCGACGACGGAACCGGCACGGTCACGGCGATCCTCGACGACGAACTCACCGCCGAGATCTACGGCGGCGACGTCGAGGACGCCCGCGAACACGCTCGCGACGCGATGGACAAGGAAGTCGTCGCAGATACCATCCGAGAGGCGATCGTCGGTCGCTCGTTCCGCGTTCGCGGCACGCTGAGCATCGACGAGTACGGAGCGAACCTGAACGCGACGGCCTTCTCTGAGGTGGCCGACGATCCGGCCGGCCGCGCGGCCGCGCTGCTCGCGGAGGTGAACCCATGA
- a CDS encoding RPA family protein: MSADEETVNRREIAYRLFASEFEDSDFSYAESDEERAPNYVITPTGARVNRLFVVGVLTEVQPVSDDVLRARVVDPTGAFVVYAGQYQPDAQAFLERTEPPAFVAVTGKARTFQPEDSDVVYTSVRPESVNEVDAETRDRWTVRTAERTLERIGTMAGALDSDVDGEELRERLAERGVPEGLAAGIPLAIDHYGTGGPYLDALRRTALEALEVVAGEREEVTDQSVAPDASGEADLSSLADLELPSPETVEEPEPGTPTADSRAGTAGGPTSETSTTEDAPGEVEASEDVTSTDEPEAPGEVEEPAVPAEDAETRTAEAGGEAEAGGSEAGTSGSEAATPESATGTEDEDGVEEDDLGDFEPGEFDLDEETREEVRSEYGTDFQSGTEVDEPGQADIETPDPEDLAESEPADVARADEPPVGAASSTETSTGESESATETVEREGEGESGAENETEPTGASADEAAELDLEDAVMDAMTELDGGDGADREQVIAAVVDEQGADPGAVEDAVQDALMNGRCYEPDDETLKPI, translated from the coding sequence ATGAGCGCCGACGAGGAGACGGTCAACCGCCGGGAGATCGCCTACCGGCTGTTCGCCAGCGAATTCGAAGACAGCGACTTCTCGTACGCCGAGAGCGACGAGGAGCGAGCGCCGAACTACGTGATCACGCCGACGGGCGCGCGCGTCAACCGGCTGTTCGTCGTCGGCGTCCTGACGGAGGTCCAGCCGGTCAGCGACGACGTCCTGCGTGCGCGGGTCGTCGACCCGACCGGGGCGTTCGTCGTCTACGCCGGCCAGTACCAGCCCGACGCCCAGGCGTTCCTCGAGCGCACCGAACCGCCGGCGTTCGTCGCCGTCACCGGTAAAGCCCGCACCTTCCAGCCCGAGGACAGCGACGTGGTCTACACGTCGGTCCGGCCCGAGAGCGTCAACGAGGTCGACGCCGAGACGCGCGACCGGTGGACGGTGCGGACCGCCGAGCGCACGCTCGAGCGGATCGGGACGATGGCCGGGGCGTTGGACAGCGACGTCGACGGCGAGGAGTTGCGGGAACGGCTGGCCGAGCGGGGCGTTCCCGAGGGGCTGGCGGCCGGGATCCCGCTGGCGATCGACCACTACGGGACCGGCGGTCCCTATCTCGACGCGCTCCGCCGGACCGCCCTGGAGGCGCTGGAAGTGGTCGCGGGCGAACGCGAGGAAGTCACTGACCAGTCAGTCGCGCCCGATGCGAGCGGCGAGGCCGATCTGTCGAGTCTCGCCGACCTCGAACTGCCGTCCCCCGAGACGGTCGAGGAACCCGAACCGGGGACGCCGACGGCGGACTCACGGGCCGGGACGGCGGGCGGGCCCACCAGCGAGACGAGCACGACCGAGGACGCGCCCGGCGAGGTCGAAGCGTCTGAGGATGTCACATCGACCGACGAGCCCGAAGCACCCGGGGAGGTCGAGGAGCCGGCCGTCCCGGCCGAAGACGCCGAAACGCGGACGGCCGAGGCCGGTGGCGAGGCTGAGGCGGGCGGATCTGAAGCCGGGACGTCAGGATCAGAAGCGGCGACTCCCGAATCGGCGACGGGCACCGAAGACGAGGACGGTGTCGAAGAAGACGATCTCGGTGACTTCGAGCCCGGCGAGTTCGACCTCGACGAGGAGACTCGCGAGGAGGTACGCTCGGAGTACGGCACCGACTTCCAGAGCGGGACGGAAGTCGACGAGCCCGGGCAGGCGGACATCGAGACGCCCGATCCGGAAGACCTCGCCGAGAGCGAGCCGGCGGACGTGGCGCGTGCGGACGAACCCCCCGTCGGAGCCGCGTCGAGCACCGAAACAAGCACGGGCGAGAGCGAATCAGCCACGGAGACTGTGGAACGTGAAGGCGAGGGCGAATCCGGCGCAGAGAACGAGACCGAACCCACCGGGGCCAGTGCGGACGAAGCCGCCGAACTGGACCTGGAAGACGCGGTCATGGACGCGATGACGGAGCTGGACGGCGGCGACGGCGCGGACCGCGAACAGGTGATCGCCGCCGTGGTCGACGAGCAGGGGGCCGACCCCGGAGCCGTCGAGGACGCGGTGCAGGACGCGCTGATGAACGGCCGGTGTTACGAGCCCGACGACGAGACGCTCAAGCCGATCTGA
- a CDS encoding SLC13 family permease translates to MFGLSAGAAVVFAIILAALVLFATEVVPVDITALGILVALLLVQPVTEQLVTWGLLHAPVYVLTEPGSDVTAVSQGLSGFASTATITVLAMFILSAGVRRTGAIQILGSKVAAYTRDDETRQLGATIGLVGPISGFINNTAAVAILLPMVTDLAHRAKTSPSKLLMPLSFASMFGGTLTLIGTSTNILASEITGRLGRELGIATLQEFSMFEFTSLGLVVMTVGSIYLMTVGRVLTPARIKPAEDLTDEFEMADYLTEVVVREDSPIVGETVQSALESSDFDVDLVQLIRGNDVFLEPLGPKMIQPGDVFAVRTDRETLVELMDVDGLDLLPEVEITDTELETAERRQNLVEVVIAPGSSLVGETLASSNFRQRYDATVLALRRGESLIRKRMDRAQLRVGDTLLVQATADTIDRLNDNRNFIVAQEVTRPDYRKSKIPVAVGLVAAVVGLAALTPIDIATAALTGSLGMVLTGCLKPTEVYDAVQWDVIILLAGVIPLGVALEVTGGAALIADGIVAVAPLLPPIVVLGLMYVVTALLTNVISNNASVVLMIPVAVEAAIQLGVNPFAFVLAVTFAASTAFMTPVGYQTNLFVYGPGGYRFTDYVRVGGPLQALLAVVTTIGIATIWGL, encoded by the coding sequence CTGTTCGGGCTCTCGGCCGGCGCGGCGGTCGTTTTCGCGATCATCCTCGCGGCGCTAGTGTTGTTTGCGACGGAAGTCGTTCCGGTCGACATCACTGCGCTCGGAATTCTGGTCGCGCTCCTGCTGGTGCAGCCAGTCACAGAGCAACTGGTCACGTGGGGACTACTGCACGCGCCAGTGTACGTCCTGACCGAACCGGGCAGCGACGTGACCGCCGTCTCACAGGGGCTGTCCGGGTTTGCGAGCACGGCGACGATCACGGTGCTGGCGATGTTCATCCTCAGCGCGGGCGTTCGACGGACCGGTGCGATCCAGATCCTCGGATCGAAGGTCGCCGCCTACACCCGCGACGATGAGACCAGACAGCTCGGGGCGACGATCGGCCTCGTCGGCCCGATCTCGGGGTTCATCAACAACACGGCTGCGGTCGCGATTTTGCTGCCGATGGTCACCGATCTCGCACACAGGGCTAAAACGTCGCCCTCGAAGCTGCTGATGCCGCTGTCCTTTGCCTCGATGTTCGGCGGGACGCTGACGCTGATCGGGACCTCCACGAACATCCTCGCCAGCGAGATCACCGGCCGCCTCGGCCGCGAACTCGGGATCGCCACCCTGCAGGAGTTCTCGATGTTCGAGTTCACCAGTCTGGGACTGGTCGTCATGACCGTGGGGAGCATCTATCTCATGACGGTCGGGCGGGTGCTCACGCCGGCGCGGATCAAGCCTGCCGAGGATCTCACAGACGAGTTCGAGATGGCCGACTACCTGACCGAGGTCGTCGTCCGCGAGGACTCGCCGATCGTCGGTGAGACGGTCCAGTCGGCGCTGGAGAGCTCCGATTTCGACGTCGACCTCGTCCAGTTGATCCGTGGTAACGACGTGTTCCTCGAGCCGCTCGGTCCGAAGATGATCCAGCCGGGCGACGTCTTCGCCGTGCGCACCGACCGGGAGACGCTCGTCGAGTTGATGGACGTGGACGGTCTCGATCTGCTCCCCGAGGTCGAGATCACGGATACGGAACTTGAAACCGCAGAGCGAAGGCAAAACCTCGTCGAAGTCGTGATCGCGCCGGGGTCGTCGCTGGTGGGAGAGACCCTCGCGAGCTCGAACTTCCGCCAGCGCTACGACGCGACAGTGCTGGCGCTGCGTCGCGGCGAGTCGCTGATACGCAAGCGCATGGACAGGGCGCAACTACGGGTGGGCGATACGCTGCTCGTTCAGGCGACCGCCGACACCATCGACCGGCTGAACGACAACCGCAACTTCATTGTCGCACAGGAGGTCACCCGCCCGGACTACAGGAAGTCGAAGATCCCGGTCGCCGTCGGTCTCGTCGCCGCGGTCGTCGGACTGGCCGCGCTCACGCCGATCGACATCGCGACCGCGGCGCTGACGGGGTCGCTCGGAATGGTCCTGACCGGCTGTCTGAAACCGACGGAGGTCTACGACGCCGTACAGTGGGACGTCATCATCCTGCTGGCCGGCGTGATCCCGCTCGGGGTCGCGCTAGAAGTGACGGGCGGAGCGGCGCTGATCGCCGACGGCATCGTCGCCGTCGCCCCGTTGCTCCCGCCGATCGTCGTCCTCGGGCTCATGTACGTCGTCACGGCGCTGTTGACGAACGTTATCTCGAACAACGCATCGGTCGTGTTGATGATCCCGGTCGCCGTCGAAGCAGCGATACAGCTGGGCGTCAACCCGTTCGCGTTCGTGCTCGCGGTGACGTTCGCAGCCTCGACAGCCTTCATGACACCCGTCGGCTACCAGACGAACCTCTTCGTTTACGGACCGGGCGGCTACCGGTTCACCGACTACGTGCGCGTGGGCGGACCGCTGCAGGCCCTGCTCGCGGTCGTCACGACGATCGGAATCGCGACCATCTGGGGCCTCTAG
- a CDS encoding pro-sigmaK processing inhibitor BofA family protein, protein MVTPIEVALVLVLLALLVGAYRIVKAVKPFVWNAVLGLIVFVLADLLFGLSVAISPLTLLVVAIAGVPGALLVILLSYLNVAFVAGLVL, encoded by the coding sequence ATGGTCACCCCGATCGAAGTCGCCCTGGTACTCGTCCTTCTGGCCCTGCTCGTCGGAGCCTACAGGATCGTCAAGGCGGTCAAGCCGTTCGTCTGGAACGCCGTCCTCGGACTGATCGTCTTCGTTCTCGCGGATCTACTGTTCGGGCTATCGGTCGCGATCAGCCCGCTGACGCTGCTCGTCGTGGCGATCGCGGGCGTGCCGGGCGCACTGCTCGTCATCCTGCTGTCGTATCTGAACGTGGCCTTCGTCGCCGGGCTCGTCCTCTAG
- a CDS encoding universal stress protein yields the protein MYDRILLPTDGSEEIEPVIEHAVELAAHHDATLHALYVLDTASLNSLPMETSWDTISSILEEEGTAALDVIEAYADEVAVERKIVEGSPSRRIVQYAEDEGMDLIVMGTHGRGGIDRLLLGSVAERVVRTSSVPVLTVRVGGQ from the coding sequence ATGTACGATCGGATACTCCTGCCGACGGACGGTTCGGAGGAGATCGAGCCCGTCATCGAACACGCGGTCGAACTGGCCGCCCACCACGACGCGACGCTGCACGCGCTGTACGTTCTGGATACGGCCTCGCTCAACAGTCTCCCGATGGAGACCTCCTGGGACACGATCTCGTCGATCCTCGAGGAGGAGGGGACGGCCGCCCTCGACGTGATAGAGGCGTACGCCGACGAGGTGGCGGTCGAACGGAAGATCGTCGAGGGGTCGCCGAGTCGCCGGATCGTCCAGTACGCCGAAGACGAGGGGATGGACCTCATCGTCATGGGAACTCACGGTCGCGGCGGGATCGATCGGCTGTTGTTGGGGAGCGTCGCCGAACGCGTCGTTCGGACCTCGTCGGTCCCCGTGCTGACTGTCCGCGTCGGCGGTCAGTAG
- a CDS encoding metallophosphoesterase: protein MAVEPIPDAPAAVADTGQRRALVVADYHAGLEVHLRREGVELEPADRQRRERLLALLAETDSDRLVVLGDLATTIGEPTGEERAEIEALLDSVAVPITIVKGNHDGEIESVVGDRSDVTVTDGHGTRIGAVGFAHGHTWPAPAVLEADTVCVAHEHPVVRLEDEVGGARVERVWLRGELDPTPFRDQYGDRLGAVSAELVVFPAFNDRSGGTWVNVEGRDFLSPFLPEGLDNGQAYLLDGTRLGPYRRL, encoded by the coding sequence ATGGCCGTCGAGCCGATCCCCGACGCGCCCGCCGCTGTCGCCGACACCGGCCAGCGACGCGCGCTCGTCGTCGCGGACTACCACGCCGGGCTGGAGGTCCATCTCCGGCGCGAGGGCGTCGAACTCGAGCCCGCCGATCGCCAGCGCCGCGAGCGACTGCTGGCACTGCTTGCGGAGACTGACTCCGACCGGCTCGTCGTGCTCGGCGATCTGGCGACCACGATCGGCGAGCCCACCGGCGAGGAACGCGCCGAGATCGAGGCGTTGCTCGATTCCGTCGCCGTCCCGATCACGATCGTCAAGGGCAACCACGACGGCGAGATCGAGTCCGTCGTCGGCGACCGGTCCGACGTGACAGTAACCGACGGGCACGGAACGCGGATCGGCGCGGTCGGGTTTGCACACGGGCACACCTGGCCCGCGCCGGCCGTGCTCGAGGCCGATACAGTGTGTGTCGCTCACGAACACCCGGTCGTCCGACTGGAAGACGAGGTCGGCGGCGCTCGCGTCGAGCGCGTCTGGCTTCGAGGGGAACTCGACCCGACCCCGTTTCGCGACCAGTACGGCGACCGACTGGGCGCGGTCTCGGCCGAACTGGTCGTCTTCCCCGCGTTCAACGATCGCTCCGGCGGGACCTGGGTCAACGTCGAGGGACGGGACTTCCTCTCGCCGTTCCTGCCCGAGGGACTGGACAACGGGCAAGCGTACCTGCTTGACGGCACGCGACTCGGGCCGTATCGGCGACTGTGA
- a CDS encoding dihydrolipoyl dehydrogenase: MQEFDFMVIGTGSGLDVANVAANQGQSVAVVEKGPLGGTCLNRGCIPSKHLLYHADVLETVERADEFRIDATVEDVDFAEIVRSVNEEVSEDAESIRRGLESSSRHDLFDGEARFVDDRTVDISGGEDDGTRLRAETVLVAAGTRPAVPDIDGIDEVEYMTSTEALQLETPPEHLVIVGGGYIAAELGHFFGTFGSEVTIVGRRPNLLPEADEEVAAAFTDRYADRFTVHTGHMATAVSEGNGRITVEARPYEYGDDAGIVDGEDPVSVTGDALLVASGRVPNTDVLNVEATGIETDDRGFVETDEYLRTDAEGVWALGDIVGEYLLKHSANHEARAAVRNIFGEDLQPVDYSAMPFAVFASPEVAGVGAGEEELREDGSEYATNTYQYGDTARGDAMNADGFVKVIIDLDGAILGCHIVGPDASTLIQEVVVVMKSGSGTVQDVRNAVHVHPALPEVVQRAFSGQFTRGGDEHDHDH; the protein is encoded by the coding sequence ATGCAGGAATTCGATTTCATGGTCATCGGCACCGGGTCGGGGCTGGATGTCGCCAACGTGGCTGCCAACCAGGGCCAGTCGGTCGCCGTCGTCGAGAAGGGGCCGCTGGGCGGGACCTGTCTCAACCGCGGCTGTATCCCGTCGAAACACCTGCTGTATCACGCCGACGTCCTTGAGACCGTCGAGCGCGCCGACGAGTTCCGGATCGACGCCACGGTCGAGGACGTCGACTTCGCCGAGATCGTCCGATCAGTCAACGAAGAGGTCAGCGAGGACGCCGAGTCGATCCGTCGGGGGCTCGAGTCCTCCTCTCGACACGACCTGTTCGACGGCGAGGCCAGATTCGTGGACGATCGAACTGTCGATATCTCCGGTGGCGAAGACGACGGCACTCGCCTCCGAGCGGAGACGGTGCTCGTCGCTGCCGGAACGCGCCCGGCCGTTCCGGACATCGACGGCATCGACGAGGTCGAGTACATGACCAGCACGGAAGCGCTCCAGTTGGAGACCCCACCCGAGCACCTCGTGATCGTCGGCGGCGGATACATCGCCGCGGAACTGGGCCACTTCTTCGGGACCTTCGGCAGCGAGGTGACGATCGTCGGCCGGCGGCCGAACCTCCTGCCGGAAGCCGACGAAGAAGTCGCCGCGGCCTTCACCGACCGCTACGCCGATCGCTTCACCGTTCACACGGGCCACATGGCCACAGCGGTCAGCGAGGGGAACGGTCGGATCACGGTCGAAGCACGGCCCTACGAGTACGGCGACGACGCGGGCATCGTCGACGGTGAAGATCCAGTGAGCGTCACGGGCGACGCGCTGCTGGTCGCCTCGGGTCGCGTGCCCAACACTGATGTCCTGAACGTCGAGGCGACCGGTATCGAGACCGACGACCGGGGGTTCGTCGAGACCGACGAGTACCTCCGGACCGACGCCGAGGGCGTCTGGGCGCTGGGCGACATCGTCGGGGAGTACCTGCTCAAACACAGCGCCAATCACGAGGCCCGGGCCGCAGTGCGGAACATCTTCGGCGAGGACCTCCAGCCGGTGGACTACAGCGCGATGCCCTTCGCCGTGTTCGCCTCACCCGAGGTCGCCGGCGTCGGCGCGGGCGAGGAGGAGCTGCGGGAGGACGGCAGCGAGTACGCGACGAACACCTACCAGTACGGGGACACCGCCCGCGGCGACGCGATGAACGCCGACGGATTCGTGAAAGTCATCATCGACCTCGACGGGGCGATACTGGGCTGTCACATCGTCGGCCCGGACGCCTCGACGCTGATCCAGGAGGTCGTCGTCGTTATGAAATCCGGCTCTGGCACGGTTCAGGACGTCCGCAACGCGGTCCACGTCCATCCGGCACTGCCCGAGGTCGTCCAGCGGGCGTTCTCGGGGCAGTTCACTCGCGGAGGCGATGAACACGACCACGATCACTGA
- a CDS encoding class I SAM-dependent methyltransferase has product MDRDEIRRAWDEIADTYAARRDPDGSDAALIDDLLASLPADPVVLDIGCGDGARTLANLPPGSVGLDIARRNLDLAAATVPAARLVQADMTALPVQDARIDAITAYHAVFHVPREEHRSVYAEFARVLRPGGRLLMTLPSGRFETVRRGWMGGQMFFSAPGRKQTLDRLRAAGFGALRTETATDPLGSNTEFVFATRD; this is encoded by the coding sequence ATGGACCGCGACGAGATCCGGCGGGCCTGGGACGAGATTGCGGACACCTACGCTGCCCGCCGGGATCCGGACGGGTCAGACGCGGCACTGATCGACGATCTCCTCGCCTCGTTGCCTGCCGACCCAGTTGTCCTCGATATCGGGTGCGGCGACGGCGCTCGAACGCTGGCGAACCTGCCGCCCGGAAGCGTCGGTCTCGACATCGCCCGTCGGAACCTTGATCTCGCCGCAGCGACTGTTCCAGCAGCCCGCCTCGTTCAGGCCGACATGACGGCACTCCCCGTCCAGGACGCGCGGATTGACGCGATCACAGCGTATCACGCAGTCTTTCACGTGCCGCGCGAGGAACACCGGTCCGTCTATGCGGAGTTCGCGCGAGTGCTTCGACCCGGTGGCCGGCTCCTGATGACGCTGCCGAGCGGCCGGTTCGAAACTGTTCGACGCGGCTGGATGGGGGGACAGATGTTCTTTTCGGCCCCCGGCCGAAAGCAGACGCTCGATCGCCTGAGAGCGGCGGGTTTCGGCGCTCTCCGGACCGAAACAGCCACGGACCCGCTCGGTTCGAATACGGAATTCGTCTTCGCGACCCGTGACTGA
- a CDS encoding MATE family efflux transporter, with protein sequence MARFARNPIRAIIVAAGLVLNRFGLVDCERTRRTADLAWPRIVTGIARMSKNAVDVAMVGAALGQFAINGVGLAGPFWGLAFSLGGGVAAGTVALVSQRYGAERYDQMGQAIRSSAALVVVLTLPVTALFWLFPTELISLLTSDPRTIEYGSEYLKILGLGVPFAGLNLIGSRVYIGVDDAWTPMVVRAGGALANIAINAVLIFGLNMGVVGAAIGTVVSNAVVAAVFAGSLVVGRLPATRAFPAEVALVSRYFDRETLSDLVTIGLPVAGRNSVWTVARFPMLAIVGMIGPTVLAAYIVVRRIWGLMNTPGWGFGLAASSLVGQELGAENEDTAESYGIEITRLAVAVYALGAALTAVFATQLVQLFGVRPDGMAIAVGLIYAASISILPQAVKATIAGALDATGDTRWPFYSQALGMFAGAIPLAYLGATTPLGVWGLYLAFLAESGIPAVINYYRFATGKWRAISREYRPDAAPAND encoded by the coding sequence GTGGCTCGCTTCGCGCGCAATCCGATCAGGGCGATCATCGTCGCGGCCGGACTCGTGTTGAATCGCTTCGGACTCGTCGACTGTGAGCGCACGCGTCGGACGGCGGATCTGGCGTGGCCGCGGATCGTCACGGGGATCGCCCGGATGTCGAAAAACGCCGTCGACGTGGCGATGGTCGGGGCCGCCCTCGGGCAGTTCGCCATCAACGGCGTCGGGCTCGCGGGTCCGTTCTGGGGGCTGGCGTTCTCGCTGGGCGGCGGAGTCGCCGCCGGGACGGTCGCGCTGGTCTCCCAGCGGTACGGCGCCGAGCGCTACGACCAGATGGGGCAGGCGATCCGCTCCAGCGCCGCGCTCGTCGTCGTCCTGACGCTGCCGGTGACGGCGCTGTTCTGGCTGTTCCCGACGGAGTTGATCAGCCTGCTGACCAGCGATCCCAGAACGATCGAATACGGGAGCGAATACCTCAAGATCCTCGGGCTGGGCGTGCCCTTCGCGGGGCTGAACCTCATCGGCAGCCGGGTCTACATCGGCGTCGACGACGCCTGGACGCCGATGGTCGTCCGCGCCGGCGGTGCCCTGGCGAACATCGCGATCAACGCCGTGCTGATATTCGGGCTGAACATGGGCGTCGTCGGAGCGGCCATCGGGACGGTCGTCTCGAACGCCGTCGTCGCGGCCGTCTTCGCCGGAAGTCTCGTCGTCGGTCGGCTGCCCGCGACCAGAGCGTTCCCGGCCGAGGTCGCTCTCGTCAGTCGCTATTTCGATCGGGAGACGCTGTCGGATCTGGTGACGATCGGACTCCCGGTCGCCGGGCGAAACAGCGTCTGGACGGTCGCGCGCTTCCCGATGCTGGCGATCGTCGGCATGATCGGGCCGACGGTACTCGCGGCGTACATCGTCGTCCGGCGCATCTGGGGGCTGATGAACACGCCCGGCTGGGGCTTCGGGCTGGCCGCCTCGAGTCTTGTCGGACAGGAACTCGGCGCGGAAAACGAGGACACCGCCGAATCCTACGGGATCGAGATCACGCGACTGGCCGTGGCCGTCTACGCGCTCGGCGCGGCACTGACGGCGGTTTTCGCGACCCAGCTCGTCCAGCTGTTCGGCGTCCGGCCTGACGGTATGGCGATCGCGGTCGGGCTGATCTACGCCGCGAGCATCTCCATTCTCCCGCAGGCGGTCAAGGCGACCATCGCGGGAGCCCTCGACGCGACCGGCGACACCCGCTGGCCGTTTTACAGTCAGGCGCTGGGGATGTTCGCCGGCGCGATCCCGCTTGCGTATCTCGGCGCGACGACGCCGCTGGGTGTCTGGGGACTGTACCTGGCCTTCCTCGCCGAGAGCGGGATTCCGGCCGTGATCAACTACTATCGCTTCGCGACCGGCAAGTGGCGCGCGATCAGCCGCGAGTACCGGCCCGACGCCGCGCCCGCGAACGACTAG
- a CDS encoding zinc ribbon domain-containing protein → MTLGTEVEQAMRRTEPDDPELLVYECADCGRAFAREHEACPACDGDVVEVLLY, encoded by the coding sequence ATGACACTCGGGACCGAGGTCGAACAGGCGATGCGTCGAACCGAACCGGACGATCCCGAGTTGCTGGTCTACGAGTGTGCGGACTGTGGGCGAGCGTTCGCTCGCGAGCACGAAGCGTGCCCGGCTTGCGATGGGGACGTGGTGGAAGTCCTGCTCTACTAG